In a single window of the Triticum urartu cultivar G1812 unplaced genomic scaffold, Tu2.1 TuUngrouped_contig_558, whole genome shotgun sequence genome:
- the LOC125529406 gene encoding uncharacterized protein LOC125529406, giving the protein MCVSKRYKEANGDGEQPLLFDSPFCTAELRFEVFPTTVQLTVLSVRVVGGEFPFSSGGQVACIVSGCERVVLFDSTEKITREDEVVLDGYVPLSRNAISVEFEKGVTVEVTAYVDSGSISDLVHFPSKWCNISQDRCFICGSEVEITVAWSRVVRDKMEMLLEGYATQV; this is encoded by the coding sequence ATGTGTGTTAGCAAGCGGTATAAAGAAGCAAACGGCGACGGTGAGCAACCTTTACTCTTTGATAGCCCATTCTGTACTGCGGAGTTGAGGTTTGAGGTTTTTCCTACGACGGTCCAGCTCACTGTATTGTCCGTTCGTGTTGTTGGAGGGGAGTTCCCTTTTAGCTCTGGGGGTCAGGTTGCTTGTATTGTTTCTGGCTGTGAGAGGGTTGTGCTGTTTGATTCTACTGAAAAAATTACTAGAGAAGACGAAGTAGTTTTGGATGGTTATGTTCCTTTGTCAAGAAACGCCATTTCAGTAGAGTTTGAAAAAGGAGTGACTGTTGAAGTAACAGCCTATGTTGATTCTGGTTCTATCTCTGATCTTGTCCACTTCCCTTCCAAGTGGTGCAACATTAGTCAAGATAGATGTTTCATCTGTGGTTCTGAGGTGGAGATTACCGTTGCATGGTCCCGGGTTGTGAGAGACAAGATGGAGATGTTGCTGGAGGGATACGCTACCCAGGTGTAG